Proteins found in one Saccharopolyspora phatthalungensis genomic segment:
- a CDS encoding adenylyltransferase/cytidyltransferase family protein — protein MSIIGYAPGAFDMFHIGHLNILQRASQECDHLVAGVVTDAVLLKVKGRNPVIPFEERLEIVRSIRCVDEAVTDEHEDKFRMWAQIRFDVLFKGSDWRGTARAEALERKLSAVGSRVHYFTYTTHTSSTLLRQWISLPSPAALGELEPGPK, from the coding sequence ATGTCCATCATCGGATATGCACCCGGCGCCTTCGACATGTTCCACATCGGACACCTCAACATTCTGCAACGGGCGAGTCAGGAATGCGACCACCTGGTAGCCGGCGTGGTAACCGACGCGGTCCTGCTGAAGGTGAAGGGCCGGAACCCGGTGATCCCCTTCGAGGAACGGCTGGAGATCGTGCGCAGCATCAGGTGCGTCGACGAGGCCGTCACCGACGAGCACGAGGACAAGTTCCGGATGTGGGCACAGATTCGGTTCGACGTGCTGTTCAAAGGCAGCGACTGGCGCGGCACTGCGCGCGCCGAAGCGTTGGAGCGCAAGCTTTCGGCCGTCGGCTCGCGGGTCCACTACTTCACCTACACCACCCACACGTCCAGCACCCTGCTGCGACAGTGGATCTCGCTGCCCTCCCCCGCCGCGCTCGGCGAGTTGGAGCCCGGGCCGAAATGA
- a CDS encoding ion transporter gives MSTRERVRTLVDAPIFQHVIIAVILINAATLGCETAPALVATYGWLLHAVDRTALAMFALELVARCYGYGWRFFRDPWNCFDAIVVGIALPPTTGAFGVLRALRILRTLRLISVIPSMRRVVSALLAAVPGMASIGALLVLILYVGAVIATKLFSTIAPEYFGDFGNSLFTLFQVMTGEAWSEVARAVMAEEPLAWIFFIGYIAITTFTVLNLFIAVAVSAMESQVSRERESGGDDGENVRQLLAEIRELRAEVRNLRVGEPVRHA, from the coding sequence GTGAGCACGCGCGAACGCGTCCGCACGCTGGTAGATGCGCCGATCTTCCAGCACGTAATCATTGCGGTGATCCTGATCAACGCAGCCACGTTGGGGTGCGAAACCGCTCCGGCCCTGGTGGCCACCTACGGCTGGCTGCTGCACGCGGTGGACCGCACCGCGCTGGCGATGTTCGCCCTCGAACTCGTCGCCCGCTGCTACGGCTACGGCTGGCGGTTCTTCCGCGACCCGTGGAACTGCTTCGACGCCATCGTCGTCGGCATCGCCCTGCCGCCCACCACCGGCGCCTTCGGCGTTCTGCGGGCCTTGCGCATCCTGCGCACCTTGCGCTTGATCTCGGTGATTCCGAGCATGCGCCGCGTGGTTAGCGCGCTGCTGGCAGCAGTGCCCGGCATGGCCTCCATCGGCGCCCTGCTCGTGTTGATTCTCTACGTCGGCGCGGTGATCGCCACCAAGCTGTTCAGCACGATCGCTCCGGAGTACTTCGGCGACTTCGGCAACTCCCTTTTCACCCTTTTCCAGGTCATGACCGGCGAAGCCTGGTCCGAAGTGGCCCGCGCCGTGATGGCCGAGGAACCCCTCGCCTGGATCTTCTTCATCGGCTACATCGCCATCACCACGTTCACCGTCCTCAATCTCTTCATCGCGGTCGCCGTGTCCGCGATGGAATCCCAAGTGAGCCGCGAACGCGAAAGCGGCGGGGACGACGGCGAAAACGTACGTCAACTGCTCGCCGAAATCCGCGAGCTCCGCGCCGAGGTACGCAACCTCCGGGTCGGCGAACCCGTGAGGCACGCCTGA
- a CDS encoding AAA family ATPase, with the protein MNDAHPAPTIFGALWRYRWLSLAIVAVVVLISLLVPLLAGDGRSARARIVLKAPDQSGVLGIEMASESSFLRYVKQRALFVTSDRVLDDARARLGGVDSLLELRGAITAEASSSGESIELNVDGPGLERSVLIANAVIAAYQDQSRAEVAATTDKTLQTLIAQRTAIVAEAAGRPTASPISSAAGPTLSDLDKQIARIKVVAAQFADGVSFVDFASPDGASPWRDLLRDLAIGAAVGLMIAAALAWFRADRDHRVRDADELTRVVEEPVLGEIETLPAQASLALRSPGVPPLRSYQLVASGLRTTVGSGVVLVTGASGGEGTTTTTLQIAGAAARDGLQVLVVDAAIRSRDLSRILGLSDWPGLTSIATGAASLAQSTHPVHLGDGIGFSVVPAGHEQRYSREQLRSALLQQVIAEMRTRYDLVLVDLPPLISQPETSSLIGVSDGVVVTVRRDGDLGSLRRLREQLHLFGGTITGYVLTFAGAAPVPRGADPATPQPTR; encoded by the coding sequence ATGAACGACGCCCACCCGGCACCGACGATCTTCGGTGCGTTGTGGCGGTATCGCTGGCTCTCCCTGGCGATCGTCGCGGTAGTGGTGCTGATCAGCCTGTTGGTCCCGCTGCTGGCCGGCGACGGCCGCAGCGCGCGAGCGCGCATCGTGCTCAAGGCGCCCGATCAGTCCGGCGTGCTGGGGATCGAGATGGCCAGCGAGTCGAGCTTCCTGAGATACGTCAAGCAGCGGGCGTTGTTCGTCACATCGGACCGGGTCCTCGACGACGCGCGCGCCCGGCTGGGCGGTGTCGATTCATTGCTGGAGCTGCGCGGCGCCATCACGGCGGAAGCGTCGTCGAGCGGTGAGTCCATCGAGCTCAACGTCGACGGCCCAGGACTCGAACGCTCCGTGCTGATCGCCAACGCCGTCATCGCCGCCTACCAGGACCAGTCCCGGGCAGAGGTGGCCGCCACCACGGACAAGACGTTGCAAACGCTGATCGCGCAGCGCACGGCAATCGTGGCCGAGGCGGCGGGAAGACCCACCGCGAGCCCGATCAGCTCGGCCGCCGGGCCGACGCTGAGCGACCTGGACAAGCAGATCGCCCGGATCAAGGTGGTGGCCGCTCAGTTCGCCGACGGGGTCTCGTTCGTCGATTTCGCGTCGCCGGACGGTGCGAGCCCCTGGCGAGACCTGCTGCGCGACCTCGCCATCGGCGCTGCCGTCGGGCTGATGATCGCCGCCGCGTTGGCGTGGTTCCGCGCGGATCGTGATCACCGGGTGCGCGATGCCGACGAGCTCACCCGCGTGGTCGAGGAGCCGGTGCTCGGTGAGATCGAGACACTGCCGGCGCAGGCAAGCCTGGCGCTGCGCAGCCCAGGTGTTCCGCCGCTGCGTTCCTACCAACTGGTGGCCTCCGGGCTGCGGACCACGGTGGGCAGCGGCGTCGTGCTGGTGACCGGTGCGTCCGGCGGCGAGGGGACTACGACGACCACACTTCAGATCGCGGGTGCGGCGGCGCGGGACGGCCTGCAGGTGCTGGTGGTCGACGCCGCGATCCGATCCCGCGACCTGTCCCGCATCTTGGGGCTGTCCGACTGGCCCGGGCTGACTTCGATCGCCACCGGGGCCGCGTCGCTGGCCCAGTCGACACATCCGGTACACCTGGGTGACGGGATCGGGTTCAGCGTGGTGCCCGCGGGGCATGAACAGCGCTACTCCCGCGAGCAGCTGCGTTCCGCGCTGCTGCAGCAGGTGATCGCGGAAATGCGAACGCGTTACGACCTGGTGCTGGTGGACCTGCCGCCGCTGATTTCCCAGCCGGAGACGAGCTCATTGATCGGCGTGTCGGACGGCGTGGTGGTGACCGTTCGGCGCGACGGTGATCTCGGTTCGTTGCGCAGACTGCGGGAACAGCTGCACCTGTTCGGCGGGACCATCACCGGGTATGTGCTGACCTTCGCCGGGGCGGCGCCGGTCCCGCGGGGAGCCGATCCCGCGACCCCGCAGCCGACCCGATGA
- a CDS encoding PQQ-binding-like beta-propeller repeat protein, producing MNRPRKLSCVAAVALAALSGSVVLEQPVAAAELLPQPVTAGALPTPQTDGVVFTVAIAGNTAIAGGKFSKARPAGVAPGGPGEVTRNNLLAFDVNTGELLPWAPVVSGSTFAGTDPGPFCKSADGGRWICDTVFRVKVSPDGRKVYVGGDFDKIDGQWRSRVAAFDSATGVLDPSFKPKVAGRVRGLSVTADTVYLGGGFNAVDGVSRTRLAAVSVGTGALLPWAPTADKEVYAVLAAPEQGRTVIGGAFGRVNGQNRHSLTAVDATSGAAVPWQWVTPSAEDTITDLATDGTGTVYLSSYNWRGGNPRLEGRGAIDIATGTPRWMDGCYGDTQSVAVAAGVLYSASHSHDCTAINALPDGGSLDYQRLLAETTVATGTAQRSVNHVRAGDPVPELLPWLPYTNGGPSNSPWLNGPWAVAADDHYVVVGGEFTVVNGVAQQSLTRFAARGVPGALNYGPQVPFQAPDLSRRLFGGIVIEWTGTWDAQNSEIRYEVMRSGTENPIYTTTSKAWPWTVSTMSFTDDQPPQGTVEYWIRAVDADGAVLSTPRSSI from the coding sequence ATGAATCGACCGCGAAAGCTGTCGTGCGTCGCGGCGGTGGCACTCGCCGCGTTATCGGGATCGGTGGTGCTGGAACAACCTGTTGCCGCCGCCGAGTTGTTGCCGCAGCCAGTCACAGCGGGGGCATTGCCGACCCCGCAGACCGACGGTGTGGTCTTCACGGTCGCCATCGCGGGAAACACCGCCATCGCCGGCGGGAAGTTCAGCAAAGCGCGCCCGGCCGGCGTGGCGCCGGGCGGGCCTGGTGAGGTCACTCGGAACAACCTGCTGGCATTCGATGTGAACACCGGCGAGTTGCTGCCGTGGGCACCGGTGGTCAGCGGCAGCACGTTCGCCGGCACGGATCCGGGACCGTTCTGCAAGTCCGCCGACGGCGGGCGCTGGATCTGCGACACGGTGTTCCGGGTCAAGGTCTCGCCGGACGGGCGAAAGGTCTATGTCGGCGGGGATTTCGACAAGATCGATGGCCAGTGGCGCTCACGCGTGGCGGCCTTCGACAGCGCCACCGGCGTGCTGGATCCGTCCTTCAAACCCAAGGTGGCCGGGCGGGTGCGCGGCCTGTCGGTCACCGCGGACACCGTTTACCTCGGCGGCGGCTTCAACGCCGTCGACGGCGTCTCGCGCACCCGGCTGGCGGCGGTCTCCGTCGGTACCGGAGCACTGCTGCCGTGGGCTCCGACGGCGGACAAGGAGGTCTATGCGGTGCTGGCCGCCCCGGAGCAGGGGCGCACGGTGATCGGGGGAGCCTTCGGCCGCGTCAACGGCCAAAACCGGCACAGCTTGACCGCCGTGGACGCGACCAGCGGTGCCGCCGTGCCGTGGCAATGGGTCACGCCATCTGCCGAGGACACGATCACCGACCTGGCAACCGACGGCACCGGCACGGTTTACCTCAGCTCGTACAACTGGCGCGGAGGCAATCCCAGGCTGGAGGGCCGAGGCGCCATCGATATCGCGACCGGGACGCCCCGGTGGATGGATGGCTGCTACGGAGACACCCAAAGCGTTGCGGTAGCAGCGGGTGTGCTCTACAGCGCTTCGCACTCCCACGACTGCACGGCCATCAACGCCCTTCCCGACGGCGGTTCGCTCGATTACCAGCGACTGCTCGCCGAAACGACAGTGGCCACCGGTACCGCCCAGCGCAGCGTCAACCACGTGCGGGCCGGCGACCCGGTGCCGGAACTGCTGCCGTGGCTGCCCTATACCAACGGCGGACCTTCGAACAGTCCGTGGTTGAACGGGCCGTGGGCCGTGGCCGCCGACGACCACTACGTCGTGGTCGGCGGTGAATTCACGGTGGTCAACGGGGTCGCCCAGCAGTCGCTGACCCGGTTCGCAGCCAGAGGTGTGCCCGGCGCCCTCAACTACGGACCGCAGGTTCCGTTCCAGGCCCCGGACTTGAGTCGGCGCCTCTTCGGCGGAATCGTGATCGAGTGGACCGGCACCTGGGATGCCCAGAACAGCGAGATCCGGTACGAGGTCATGCGCAGTGGGACGGAGAACCCGATCTACACCACCACCAGCAAAGCCTGGCCGTGGACGGTGTCGACGATGAGCTTCACCGACGACCAACCGCCCCAGGGCACGGTCGAATACTGGATCAGGGCAGTCGACGCGGACGGCGCGGTGCTGAGCACCCCGCGCAGCAGCATTTGA
- a CDS encoding O-antigen ligase family protein, with product MSWSTLRRRYGVTRRRAFDAERWPVVCSLALIVASDYKFRVRADDQSVSGSPDLFVLLEIAVYAAVACFLFLRFRPTSQLRRADWITCSAYAYAAVLVLSALYSPYRSLALVRAVQVVIVLALSRSIARHCARDALHRIAHAFAILVSASVIFGVVVPFPRLPTQPDRFTWLHLHPVDAGQFLAVAVVILTAYAFGHRLARPGPHWPLPAYLVLLAICTAGLIGSNTRGAALGAIVGGLVIAGLRWRGSRRLEIAVALSVALVTVWLAAGSLIESFFVRGENAERLASLNSRTDLWAYALEAFLQRPLYGHGLSASRGLFLDEIGLGGGHNGLVNLLVDAGLLGAAVWLLLLGCIFTGAFALRNQRPEPRLDRMLILALLSGLFANSMFTQGLGAPANVACTWLFLLAAWTSMAGRRGPAPALARQPRQFVSGLPTTTSTEEQEPRWPAEPR from the coding sequence GTGAGCTGGAGTACCCTTCGACGCCGATACGGCGTCACGCGTCGCCGGGCCTTCGACGCCGAGCGCTGGCCCGTGGTGTGCTCGCTCGCGCTCATCGTGGCCAGCGACTACAAGTTCCGTGTCCGCGCCGACGACCAGTCGGTCTCGGGCTCGCCCGACCTGTTCGTGCTGCTGGAAATCGCCGTCTACGCGGCCGTGGCGTGCTTTCTGTTCCTGCGCTTTCGCCCCACCTCCCAGCTGCGCCGCGCCGACTGGATCACCTGTTCGGCCTATGCTTACGCTGCGGTCCTGGTGCTTTCGGCGCTGTACTCGCCCTACCGCTCGCTCGCCCTGGTCCGGGCCGTCCAGGTCGTGATCGTGCTGGCGCTGAGCAGGTCGATCGCCCGGCACTGCGCCAGGGACGCACTGCACCGCATCGCCCACGCGTTCGCGATTCTGGTCAGCGCATCGGTCATTTTCGGCGTGGTCGTGCCGTTCCCGCGGCTGCCGACGCAGCCCGACCGGTTCACCTGGCTGCACCTGCATCCGGTTGACGCGGGGCAGTTCCTGGCCGTTGCGGTGGTGATCTTGACGGCCTACGCCTTCGGCCACCGGCTTGCCCGGCCGGGGCCGCACTGGCCGCTGCCCGCCTACCTCGTACTGCTGGCCATCTGCACCGCGGGGCTGATCGGAAGCAACACTCGAGGGGCCGCTCTCGGGGCGATCGTCGGGGGCCTGGTCATCGCGGGACTGCGGTGGCGTGGCAGTCGGCGGTTGGAGATCGCGGTCGCGTTGTCGGTGGCCTTGGTCACGGTTTGGCTCGCGGCCGGTTCACTGATCGAGTCGTTCTTCGTCCGTGGCGAAAACGCCGAGCGGCTCGCGTCCCTGAATTCGCGAACGGACCTGTGGGCTTATGCGCTCGAAGCATTTCTCCAACGCCCGCTCTACGGCCACGGCCTCAGCGCCTCGCGGGGCTTGTTCCTCGACGAGATCGGGCTGGGCGGCGGGCATAACGGTCTGGTGAACCTGCTCGTCGACGCCGGCCTGCTGGGCGCGGCGGTGTGGCTCTTGCTGCTCGGATGCATCTTCACCGGTGCGTTCGCACTGCGCAACCAGCGACCCGAGCCGCGACTGGATCGGATGTTGATTCTCGCGCTGCTGTCGGGCCTGTTCGCCAACTCGATGTTCACCCAGGGCCTTGGCGCTCCGGCGAATGTCGCGTGTACGTGGCTTTTCCTGCTGGCCGCGTGGACAAGCATGGCCGGTCGGCGCGGTCCCGCCCCGGCGCTTGCTCGGCAGCCTCGGCAGTTCGTCTCGGGACTGCCAACCACAACCTCGACCGAAGAACAGGAGCCCCGTTGGCCCGCCGAACCGCGCTGA
- a CDS encoding CDP-alcohol phosphatidyltransferase family protein, producing MTTTDMSNSGFAAALRRLPSAQKSAKGAPAYSRFVNRKAGGYLAAAAFLLKATPNQVTAVSAACTFGGIIAISTAAPSWPLGIAVSLALLVGYALDSADGQLARLRGTSSIAGEWLDHVIDSAKIATLHLAVLICAFRFFDLPSGFLLVPLGYAAVETVMFFAMILNDQLRRAHRAVSGALPPTGRPPSTLRSVLVLPTDYGVLCLAFLLLGSPVAFSVGYGALFLFNAAFLVAALPKWFGDMAGLDRAAGAPERGR from the coding sequence ATGACCACCACCGACATGTCGAATTCCGGCTTCGCCGCCGCGTTACGCCGCCTCCCGTCCGCGCAGAAGTCGGCCAAGGGAGCGCCGGCCTACTCGAGGTTCGTCAACCGCAAAGCGGGTGGCTACCTCGCCGCGGCAGCCTTCCTCCTCAAGGCGACCCCGAACCAGGTCACGGCCGTCAGCGCGGCGTGCACCTTCGGCGGCATCATCGCCATTTCCACCGCGGCACCGTCCTGGCCGCTGGGCATCGCGGTGAGCTTGGCGCTGCTAGTGGGGTACGCGCTCGACTCGGCCGACGGCCAGCTCGCCCGGTTGCGGGGAACCAGCAGCATCGCCGGCGAGTGGCTGGACCACGTGATCGACAGTGCGAAGATCGCCACGCTGCACCTCGCCGTGCTCATCTGCGCGTTCCGGTTCTTTGACCTCCCCAGCGGTTTTCTGCTCGTCCCGCTCGGCTATGCCGCCGTGGAGACCGTCATGTTCTTCGCGATGATTCTCAACGACCAGTTGCGCCGCGCGCACCGCGCCGTCTCCGGCGCATTGCCGCCTACCGGGAGACCGCCGTCGACCCTGCGGTCGGTGCTGGTCCTGCCGACCGACTACGGGGTGCTGTGCCTGGCGTTCCTGCTGCTCGGATCCCCGGTGGCGTTTTCCGTCGGCTACGGCGCGCTCTTCCTGTTCAACGCGGCCTTCCTCGTCGCGGCGCTACCAAAGTGGTTCGGCGACATGGCCGGGCTCGACCGAGCCGCGGGCGCCCCGGAACGGGGGCGGTGA
- a CDS encoding DUF1972 domain-containing protein has translation MRISMIGTRGVPARYGGFETCVEEVGRRLVERGHEVTVYCRGAGVRSARAESHCGMRLVHLPALRRKTLETLSHTALSALHAVVRRPDVAVVFNAANAPLLPLLRLRGTPTITHVDGLEWKRAKWGPAGSAYYRRAEALAVRWSDALIADAWGIQDYYRDRFGTETEYIPYGAPILSEVGTDGITELGLRPRHYHLVVARFEPENHVHVAVDGYLRSNARHPLVVVGSAPYADEYTASIKRAAKRNPNVRLLGGVWDQKLLDQLYGNALTYIHGHSVGGTNPSLLRAMGAGAPTSAFDVRFNREVLGSFGRYFRDAADLAALCDAAEADPASTSLRGQEQVQSLDRYTWDGVAEKYEELAARVLLGGKRKSAPPGRAKAAVTTAVSRQETKEVR, from the coding sequence ATGCGGATTTCGATGATCGGTACTCGTGGCGTGCCCGCGCGTTACGGCGGTTTCGAGACCTGTGTCGAAGAGGTGGGCCGCCGACTCGTCGAGCGCGGACACGAGGTCACCGTGTATTGCAGGGGTGCCGGCGTGCGTAGTGCCCGGGCCGAGAGCCACTGCGGGATGCGCCTCGTGCATCTTCCCGCGCTGCGGCGCAAAACGCTGGAAACGCTGAGCCATACGGCGCTCTCGGCGCTGCACGCGGTGGTTCGCCGCCCGGATGTCGCGGTGGTGTTCAACGCGGCGAACGCGCCGCTGCTGCCCCTGCTGCGGCTTCGCGGAACCCCCACGATCACGCACGTCGACGGCCTGGAGTGGAAACGCGCGAAGTGGGGCCCGGCCGGTTCGGCCTACTACCGGCGGGCCGAGGCACTCGCGGTCCGCTGGTCCGACGCCCTGATCGCCGACGCGTGGGGGATCCAGGACTACTACCGCGACCGTTTCGGAACCGAGACCGAATACATCCCGTACGGGGCACCGATCCTCAGCGAGGTGGGGACCGACGGCATCACCGAACTCGGGCTCCGTCCCCGGCACTACCACCTGGTCGTGGCCAGGTTCGAGCCGGAGAACCATGTGCACGTGGCCGTTGACGGATATCTGCGCAGCAATGCCCGCCATCCGTTGGTCGTGGTGGGATCGGCGCCCTACGCCGACGAATACACCGCGAGCATCAAGCGTGCTGCGAAGCGCAATCCCAACGTCCGCCTGCTCGGCGGGGTTTGGGACCAGAAGCTGCTCGACCAGCTCTACGGCAATGCCTTGACCTACATCCACGGTCATTCGGTCGGCGGTACCAATCCCTCGCTGCTTCGCGCGATGGGTGCCGGCGCCCCGACGTCGGCCTTCGACGTGCGGTTCAACCGCGAGGTCCTCGGCTCGTTCGGCCGCTATTTCCGGGACGCCGCGGACCTGGCGGCGCTGTGCGATGCGGCCGAGGCCGATCCGGCTAGCACGTCGCTGCGTGGGCAGGAACAGGTGCAATCGCTCGACCGCTACACGTGGGACGGGGTAGCGGAGAAGTATGAAGAACTGGCCGCTCGCGTTCTGCTCGGGGGTAAGCGCAAATCCGCGCCGCCCGGGCGTGCGAAGGCGGCAGTCACGACGGCCGTGTCCAGGCAGGAAACCAAGGAGGTGCGATGA
- a CDS encoding CAP domain-containing protein, which produces MNTLKLQRSVIVTAALLIGAAVWAPAAVASPSTQDQVVSLVNKARTKAGCGAVKADSRLTSAAAGHSADMASRNYFEHSTPEGVSFSQRITNAGYPSPGAENIAKGYQTAQEVMDGWMKSDGHKANILNCSLKTIGVSVDANGYYWTQDFGR; this is translated from the coding sequence ATGAATACCCTGAAATTGCAACGCTCCGTAATCGTTACCGCCGCTCTGCTGATCGGCGCCGCCGTCTGGGCCCCCGCAGCGGTGGCGTCGCCTTCGACGCAGGATCAGGTCGTCTCGCTGGTGAACAAGGCCCGGACCAAAGCGGGCTGCGGCGCAGTCAAGGCTGACTCCCGGCTCACCTCGGCCGCCGCAGGACACAGTGCAGACATGGCCAGCCGCAACTACTTCGAACACAGCACGCCCGAGGGTGTGTCCTTCTCGCAGCGCATCACCAACGCCGGCTATCCGTCGCCCGGCGCGGAGAACATCGCCAAGGGATACCAGACCGCCCAGGAGGTCATGGACGGGTGGATGAAGTCCGACGGCCACAAGGCCAACATCCTGAACTGCTCCCTCAAGACCATCGGCGTTTCCGTCGACGCCAACGGCTACTACTGGACGCAGGACTTCGGACGCTAG
- a CDS encoding right-handed parallel beta-helix repeat-containing protein, with protein sequence MLLAACNPAGSDSSAAQPVAETLTTTDYPIPPGALFVATNGNDYAPGDQARPLRSLGEAVRRAQPGATIVLREGTYRETVGIIDKKLSIQPFPHERVWLKGSRVVSQWVRDGKAWRHDGWDVPLCRTCFMPEIIDPAYPQAGLPDMAFVDGRPLRQVGDRRSVTVGTFYVDVGRKQLLIGEDPTGRLVEATEFDWLLQFDGAGAAGSSLRGIGIAHYGSIQKYGQRGAMVVVNAPAVTLEHNTFAASASTGAAIFQPDANVTHNRFLDNGLVGLVANRADGLKLSANTFARNNNEHFSLTGEAIGAAGAKVTRTKRAWVSDNTFADNIGTGWWCDLGCTDAVVVRNIARGNVVNGLYYEVSARALIASNIVVGNGGRGIKISSSDHVRLVHNTLIDNGLAIGLYNDKRSPHSDRYSEEQGLSWVTSNTELLNNFLIRQHDAEPFMEAEDHKPYPQPIAPFISASDGNAYLREAGSAPLGTWSLGAGNIVTIFTLPRLRERTGQDLHSLAGAPSPAPFRDPGRGDYSLRESATGFRAGRPLPRDVARIVGVNPNDHPNIGVLSGPRV encoded by the coding sequence GTGCTGCTAGCGGCCTGCAATCCGGCCGGGAGTGATTCAAGCGCAGCCCAACCGGTCGCCGAGACACTCACCACGACGGACTACCCGATACCGCCCGGCGCGCTTTTCGTCGCCACCAACGGGAACGACTACGCCCCGGGCGACCAAGCCAGACCGCTTCGCAGCCTCGGCGAGGCGGTGCGCAGGGCGCAGCCCGGCGCCACGATCGTCCTGCGCGAAGGTACTTACCGGGAAACAGTGGGCATCATCGACAAGAAGCTGTCCATCCAGCCTTTTCCGCACGAACGCGTCTGGCTCAAGGGCAGTCGGGTCGTCTCGCAGTGGGTCCGCGACGGCAAGGCGTGGCGGCACGACGGCTGGGACGTCCCGCTGTGCCGGACCTGCTTCATGCCCGAGATCATCGACCCGGCGTATCCGCAGGCCGGGCTGCCCGACATGGCTTTCGTCGACGGCAGACCGCTTCGGCAAGTGGGTGACCGGCGGTCGGTCACCGTCGGCACGTTCTACGTCGATGTCGGGCGCAAGCAACTGCTGATCGGCGAGGATCCGACTGGGCGGCTCGTCGAGGCGACCGAGTTCGACTGGCTGCTGCAGTTCGATGGCGCTGGTGCCGCGGGCAGTTCCCTCCGCGGCATCGGGATCGCCCACTACGGGTCGATTCAGAAGTACGGCCAGCGCGGGGCGATGGTCGTGGTGAACGCGCCCGCGGTCACGCTGGAGCACAACACGTTCGCCGCGTCCGCATCCACCGGTGCCGCGATCTTCCAGCCCGATGCGAACGTGACGCACAACCGGTTCCTCGACAACGGCCTGGTCGGCCTGGTTGCCAACCGGGCCGACGGACTCAAGTTGTCCGCGAACACTTTTGCGCGCAACAACAACGAGCATTTCTCCTTGACCGGCGAGGCCATCGGAGCGGCGGGCGCGAAGGTGACGCGCACGAAGCGGGCTTGGGTGTCCGACAACACGTTCGCGGACAACATCGGCACCGGGTGGTGGTGCGACCTGGGATGCACCGATGCCGTGGTGGTCCGCAACATCGCGCGCGGCAACGTCGTGAACGGCCTGTACTACGAGGTTTCGGCCAGAGCGCTGATCGCCTCGAACATCGTGGTCGGCAACGGCGGGCGCGGGATCAAGATATCCAGTTCCGACCACGTCAGACTGGTGCACAACACCCTGATCGACAACGGGTTGGCGATCGGGCTCTACAACGACAAGAGGTCACCGCATTCCGACCGATACAGCGAGGAACAGGGCCTGTCCTGGGTCACGTCGAACACCGAGCTGCTGAACAACTTCCTGATCAGGCAGCACGATGCCGAGCCGTTCATGGAGGCCGAGGATCATAAGCCGTATCCCCAGCCCATCGCGCCGTTCATCTCGGCCAGCGACGGCAACGCATACCTGCGGGAAGCCGGATCGGCACCGCTGGGGACCTGGTCTCTCGGCGCCGGCAACATCGTCACGATCTTCACGCTGCCGCGGCTCAGGGAGCGCACCGGACAGGATCTCCACAGCCTGGCGGGCGCACCGTCGCCCGCCCCGTTCCGCGATCCCGGCAGAGGCGATTACTCGCTGCGCGAGTCCGCAACGGGTTTCCGGGCCGGCCGGCCCCTGCCCCGGGATGTCGCGCGGATCGTCGGCGTGAATCCGAACGACCACCCAAACATCGGCGTGCTGAGCGGGCCACGTGTGTGA